Proteins from a single region of Natrinema salifodinae:
- a CDS encoding 4Fe-4S dicluster domain-containing protein — MSTNESQTARISDGTMTTGEGMRLFPDVEACIDCGGCVVACKRTWDVGPDRERIDIVNMLEGQEADEGYNSQQTAALDDGASPGETNLPMQCYHCAEAPCVSVCPTNALQKSDDGFVDLQEDLCVGCQYCLSGCPFGAPQFPESDEGAAQIVGTGGTMDKCTGCKERQMAGKGPACVDECATNALLVGTPGEIADELDKRDRGTFFNDEAMQVIFGDDAHLFES; from the coding sequence ATGTCCACAAACGAATCTCAGACCGCACGAATCAGCGACGGAACGATGACCACCGGGGAGGGGATGCGGCTCTTCCCGGACGTGGAAGCGTGTATCGACTGCGGCGGCTGCGTCGTCGCCTGCAAACGAACGTGGGACGTCGGTCCCGACCGCGAGCGGATCGACATCGTGAACATGCTCGAAGGCCAGGAGGCCGACGAGGGCTACAACAGCCAGCAGACCGCGGCGCTCGACGACGGCGCCAGTCCCGGCGAGACGAACCTGCCGATGCAGTGTTACCACTGCGCGGAGGCGCCCTGCGTCTCGGTCTGCCCGACCAACGCGCTCCAGAAGAGCGACGACGGGTTCGTCGACCTGCAGGAGGACCTCTGCGTCGGCTGTCAGTACTGCCTATCTGGTTGTCCGTTCGGCGCGCCGCAGTTCCCCGAGAGCGACGAGGGCGCGGCTCAGATCGTCGGCACCGGCGGCACGATGGACAAGTGTACCGGCTGTAAGGAACGCCAGATGGCCGGCAAGGGCCCCGCCTGCGTCGACGAGTGCGCGACGAACGCCCTGCTGGTCGGGACCCCCGGCGAGATCGCCGACGAGCTCGACAAGCGCGACAGGGGCACGTTCTTCAACGACGAAGCGATGCAGGTCATCTTCGGCGACGACGCCCACCTCTTCGAATCATGA
- a CDS encoding cytochrome b/b6 domain-containing protein, with protein sequence MTNLDHGKFSRVTTVFHSLLALTVFFLFFTGYSIAFNAELWWLVELMGGNIWVLTVHRLAGFMLIVLTVFWVLYMLLRPSSRSNFGDVLPDLKKDLAAFIQDVKFALGYADERHPNAKQFAGYKADEVPLLSYVGKGVIAIFTVELVLLMISGLLIWQKTWLMTFYNTQSVVMGFVAFHGLLGVIMFMGVMFHTFEHACHPAFYPVEMKAFLPKESTPNFHGDPDEHETTGIENLRLKPTWKWATNIFGAMVIVGIAGVLAGSMTYGGYPVPDTLVFNEGNIFRTIAINIGVLVLFIGLALSMYGNILRIRYERQLRERSDEREPADQADPEPDAEKIAADGGQATDE encoded by the coding sequence ATGACGAACCTCGATCACGGGAAGTTTTCCCGGGTGACCACCGTCTTCCACTCGTTGCTCGCGCTGACGGTGTTCTTCCTGTTCTTTACGGGATACTCCATCGCCTTCAACGCCGAGCTATGGTGGCTCGTCGAGCTGATGGGCGGGAACATCTGGGTGCTGACCGTCCACCGCCTGGCCGGCTTCATGCTGATCGTGTTGACGGTCTTCTGGGTGCTGTACATGCTGTTGCGCCCGTCGAGCCGCTCGAACTTCGGCGACGTCCTGCCGGACCTCAAGAAGGATCTGGCCGCGTTCATCCAGGACGTCAAGTTCGCGCTTGGCTACGCCGACGAGCGCCACCCCAACGCCAAGCAGTTCGCCGGCTACAAGGCCGACGAGGTGCCGCTGCTGTCGTACGTCGGGAAGGGTGTCATCGCCATCTTCACCGTCGAGCTGGTCCTGCTGATGATCTCGGGCCTGCTCATCTGGCAGAAGACCTGGCTGATGACGTTCTACAACACGCAGTCGGTCGTCATGGGCTTCGTCGCCTTCCACGGGCTGCTAGGCGTCATCATGTTCATGGGCGTGATGTTCCACACCTTCGAACACGCCTGCCATCCCGCCTTCTACCCGGTGGAGATGAAGGCGTTCCTCCCGAAGGAGTCGACGCCGAACTTCCACGGTGATCCCGACGAGCACGAAACGACCGGGATCGAGAACCTCCGGCTCAAGCCGACCTGGAAGTGGGCGACGAACATCTTCGGCGCGATGGTCATCGTCGGCATCGCCGGCGTCCTCGCGGGCAGCATGACCTACGGCGGCTACCCGGTCCCCGACACGCTGGTGTTCAACGAGGGGAACATCTTCCGGACGATCGCCATCAACATCGGCGTCCTGGTCCTGTTCATCGGGCTCGCGCTCTCGATGTACGGGAACATCCTCCGGATCCGGTACGAGCGCCAACTCCGCGAACGGAGCGACGAGCGCGAGCCGGCCGACCAGGCCGACCCCGAACCCGACGCCGAGAAGATCGCCGCCGACGGCGGCCAGGCGACCGACGAGTAG
- the trpB gene encoding tryptophan synthase subunit beta, with the protein MSNGEFEGYGGRHVPEPLREPLDQLAAAYDDVADTEEFRTELRDLLEEFAGRPTPLYYARNLSDRYGADIYLKREDLLHGGAHKINNCLGQALLAKQAGRDRLIAETGAGQHGTATAMVGALLDLDTEIYMGQKDAERQAMNVFRMRLMGAEVNEVTRGGEGLADAVDAALEDFAENVEDTHYLVGSVVGPDPFPRMVRDFQSVIGEEAREQIRERTGDLPDAAVACVGGGSNAIGLFHAFRDDEVDFYGAEGGGEGADSNRHAAPLAAGKDDVIHGMKTRVIDDDVDVHSVSAGLDYPGVGPEHAMFRAVGRCEYQAITDDAALAAFRELSETEGIVPALESSHAVARAIELTEAGEHDTILVNLSGRGDKDMETAAAKFDL; encoded by the coding sequence ATGTCTAACGGAGAGTTCGAGGGGTACGGCGGGCGACACGTGCCGGAACCGCTTCGCGAGCCGCTGGACCAGTTGGCGGCGGCCTACGACGACGTGGCCGACACCGAGGAATTCAGAACCGAACTGCGCGACCTGCTCGAGGAGTTCGCCGGCCGCCCGACGCCGCTGTACTACGCGCGCAACCTGAGCGATCGCTACGGCGCCGACATCTACCTCAAACGCGAGGACCTGCTCCACGGCGGCGCCCACAAGATCAACAACTGCCTCGGCCAGGCGCTGCTGGCCAAGCAGGCCGGCCGCGACCGACTCATCGCGGAGACCGGCGCTGGTCAGCACGGCACCGCGACCGCGATGGTCGGGGCCCTGCTCGACCTCGACACGGAGATCTACATGGGGCAGAAAGACGCCGAGCGCCAGGCGATGAACGTCTTCCGGATGCGGCTGATGGGCGCCGAGGTCAACGAGGTCACCCGCGGTGGCGAGGGCCTGGCCGACGCCGTCGACGCCGCGCTAGAGGACTTCGCCGAGAACGTCGAGGACACCCATTACCTGGTTGGTAGCGTCGTCGGTCCCGATCCGTTCCCGCGGATGGTCCGGGACTTCCAGAGCGTCATCGGCGAGGAGGCTCGCGAGCAGATCCGCGAGCGTACCGGCGACCTGCCCGACGCGGCGGTCGCCTGCGTCGGCGGCGGCTCGAACGCGATCGGACTCTTCCATGCGTTCCGCGACGACGAGGTCGACTTCTACGGCGCCGAAGGCGGCGGGGAAGGCGCCGACTCGAACCGCCACGCCGCCCCGCTCGCGGCGGGCAAAGACGACGTAATCCACGGGATGAAGACGCGGGTCATCGACGACGACGTCGACGTCCACTCCGTCTCCGCGGGCCTGGACTACCCCGGCGTCGGTCCCGAACACGCTATGTTCCGCGCCGTCGGTCGCTGCGAGTACCAGGCGATCACCGACGACGCGGCGCTGGCGGCCTTCCGCGAACTGAGCGAAACCGAGGGGATCGTCCCCGCGCTGGAGTCCAGCCACGCGGTCGCCCGCGCGATCGAACTGACCGAAGCTGGCGAACACGACACGATCCTCGTGAACCTCTCGGGGCGGGGCGATAAGGACATGGAGACGGCGGCCGCGAAGTTCGACCTCTGA
- a CDS encoding DUF7553 family protein, translated as MADETSDRERDHDPDDHLKRVREGLQQATDTADRTVESQLNSITAGVFEEQEGHLTQPDPGPKRDRIAEVAEKLDGLADQATGETRDHILTAREHCRAYLAEGGGDEQPRNESE; from the coding sequence ATGGCAGACGAGACGTCCGATCGCGAGCGCGATCACGATCCCGACGACCATCTGAAGCGGGTCCGCGAAGGGCTCCAGCAGGCAACCGACACCGCGGACCGGACGGTCGAGTCGCAACTAAACTCGATCACCGCGGGCGTGTTCGAGGAACAGGAGGGTCACCTAACCCAGCCCGACCCGGGACCGAAGCGGGATCGGATCGCCGAAGTCGCCGAGAAACTCGACGGCCTAGCGGACCAGGCCACCGGCGAGACGCGCGACCACATTCTGACCGCGCGCGAGCACTGTCGGGCGTATCTGGCGGAAGGCGGGGGTGACGAACAGCCGCGGAACGAAAGCGAGTGA
- a CDS encoding NADH-quinone oxidoreductase subunit D — translation MSETTEPEPEHERIDPEYDHRREEGVNEAALEALLDEYAIGRDDHKNAPAFVIRPDDVQEVLRLLRDEAGFDHLSCITPQQYEDRYESIIHMTKYDRRTHEVTLVVPLPTADPVCESAEPVFRTADWHEREAYDLVGIEYEGHPNLTRILLPESWQGHPLSLDYDQNKPQVVQYTKHANPLEQSHRTPESETMMINIGPHHPATHGVLHLETVLDGETVEDVEPDVGYLHRCEEQMCQQGTYRHQIIPYSNRWDYTANLPNEWAVARAIEDIADIEVPEYAQVLRTMSTEFGRMLGHFLALGTFALDVFGDFTAIFQYAFRDREVIQDILEDLTGQRMMFYYFRLGGISWDLPEPREEFIEKCRDFLDALPAKMDEYHALITGNEIFQKRTIDTGFIAPAVAKNYGCTGPVARGSGIDYDLRRDDPYGYYEHLDWNVVTEEGCDNHARMLVRMHEIEESAKIIEQCLDLVEDWPEDDRTVQSNVPRTLKPDPGTETYRAVESAKGELGIYIRADGSNSPARFKIRSPCFHNLSALPEMAEGEYVADLIASLGSLDIVLGSVDR, via the coding sequence ATGAGTGAGACAACGGAGCCCGAGCCCGAACACGAGCGCATCGATCCGGAGTACGACCACCGCCGCGAGGAGGGCGTCAACGAGGCCGCACTCGAGGCCCTGCTCGATGAGTACGCGATCGGGCGGGACGATCACAAGAACGCGCCCGCCTTCGTGATTCGACCCGACGACGTTCAAGAGGTGTTGCGCCTGCTGCGCGACGAGGCGGGGTTCGACCACCTCTCGTGTATCACGCCCCAGCAGTACGAGGACCGCTACGAGTCGATCATCCACATGACGAAATACGACCGGCGGACCCACGAGGTGACGCTGGTCGTCCCGCTGCCGACGGCCGATCCCGTCTGCGAGAGCGCCGAACCCGTCTTCCGGACGGCCGACTGGCACGAGCGCGAGGCCTACGATCTGGTCGGCATCGAATACGAAGGCCACCCAAACCTCACCCGAATCCTCCTCCCCGAGTCATGGCAGGGGCACCCCCTCTCGCTCGATTACGACCAGAACAAGCCCCAGGTCGTCCAGTATACGAAACACGCGAACCCGCTCGAACAGAGCCACCGTACCCCCGAGTCGGAGACGATGATGATCAACATCGGGCCCCACCACCCGGCGACCCACGGCGTCCTCCACCTCGAGACGGTGTTGGACGGGGAGACGGTCGAAGACGTCGAGCCCGACGTCGGCTACCTCCACCGCTGCGAGGAGCAGATGTGCCAGCAGGGCACCTACCGCCACCAGATCATCCCGTACTCGAACCGCTGGGACTACACGGCGAACCTCCCTAACGAGTGGGCTGTCGCCCGCGCGATCGAAGACATCGCCGACATCGAAGTTCCCGAATACGCCCAGGTTCTGCGGACGATGTCGACCGAGTTCGGCCGGATGCTCGGCCACTTCCTCGCGCTCGGAACCTTCGCGCTCGACGTCTTCGGCGACTTCACCGCTATCTTCCAGTACGCCTTCCGCGACCGGGAGGTCATCCAGGACATCTTAGAGGACCTGACCGGCCAGCGGATGATGTTCTACTACTTCCGGCTGGGCGGAATCTCGTGGGACCTGCCCGAGCCCCGCGAGGAGTTCATCGAGAAGTGTCGGGACTTCCTCGACGCCCTCCCCGCGAAGATGGACGAGTACCACGCCCTGATCACGGGCAACGAGATCTTCCAGAAGCGGACGATCGACACCGGCTTCATAGCGCCGGCGGTCGCTAAAAACTACGGCTGTACAGGGCCGGTCGCCCGCGGCTCCGGGATCGACTACGACCTCCGCCGCGACGACCCCTACGGCTACTACGAGCACCTCGACTGGAACGTCGTCACCGAGGAGGGCTGCGACAACCACGCGCGGATGCTCGTCCGGATGCACGAGATCGAGGAGTCCGCGAAGATCATCGAGCAGTGTCTGGACCTCGTCGAGGACTGGCCCGAGGACGACCGGACGGTCCAGAGCAACGTCCCGCGGACGCTCAAGCCCGACCCGGGGACCGAGACCTACCGCGCCGTCGAGAGCGCGAAGGGCGAACTCGGGATCTACATCCGCGCGGACGGCTCGAACTCGCCGGCCCGGTTCAAGATTCGCAGCCCCTGCTTCCACAACCTCTCGGCGCTGCCCGAGATGGCCGAGGGCGAGTACGTCGCGGACCTGATCGCGTCGCTCGGCAGCTTAGACATCGTGCTTGGCAGCGTCGATCGCTGA
- a CDS encoding eCIS core domain-containing protein: MAACDIGGTAPAPTPSEYNVQRALSGTDTTQGDVPDTVLEVLSEGGRSLDHPIQRALEERLDADFSNVYIHTGTKAAEAADAIDAKAFTCGKDIVFNAGEYDPESPEGQFLLAHELAHVRQQTGTAISMMPKSNADLEIDPDPQLEREADEAAAKALSGDEPLVVNRLGTDVHVQRMAISDRLPLMSGSEEESRELVVDEVEAKPEALAEEVRTIKENQTRLFAAVNTERGPVDVLGEAAGQGIVGGTIGLGVTAATANPVLGSLVSGAMSDVGKTLYGKLWGKGRETISNTGIPEVNLTQLGGAKERIEDLIDEKLRQRFGGADYGGGSRGLS; this comes from the coding sequence ATGGCAGCGTGCGACATCGGCGGGACTGCGCCGGCACCGACGCCCAGCGAATACAACGTCCAGCGAGCCCTCAGTGGGACCGACACCACCCAGGGCGACGTTCCCGACACGGTCCTCGAGGTCCTCAGCGAGGGCGGCCGGTCGTTGGATCATCCGATCCAACGCGCCCTCGAAGAGCGTCTGGATGCGGATTTCTCGAACGTCTATATTCACACGGGCACGAAAGCCGCCGAAGCCGCCGACGCGATCGACGCGAAGGCGTTCACCTGCGGGAAGGACATCGTCTTCAATGCCGGCGAATACGATCCGGAAAGCCCGGAAGGGCAGTTCCTGCTGGCCCACGAGTTGGCCCACGTCCGTCAGCAGACCGGTACGGCGATCAGCATGATGCCGAAGTCGAATGCCGATCTCGAGATCGATCCTGACCCCCAGCTAGAGCGCGAGGCCGATGAAGCCGCGGCGAAAGCGCTGTCGGGTGACGAGCCGCTGGTGGTCAACCGACTGGGGACGGACGTGCACGTTCAGCGGATGGCTATTTCTGATCGTCTCCCCCTTATGAGCGGCAGCGAGGAGGAGTCCCGTGAACTGGTCGTGGACGAAGTCGAAGCTAAACCCGAGGCGCTAGCTGAAGAAGTTCGCACAATCAAGGAAAACCAGACGAGATTGTTCGCCGCAGTCAACACCGAGCGTGGGCCAGTCGACGTTCTCGGCGAAGCGGCCGGGCAAGGTATCGTCGGTGGAACTATCGGTCTTGGTGTCACTGCTGCGACTGCAAACCCGGTACTCGGGTCACTTGTCAGCGGTGCAATGTCTGATGTCGGAAAGACCCTTTATGGAAAACTTTGGGGGAAAGGTCGAGAGACGATCTCCAACACTGGCATCCCCGAAGTCAACCTCACTCAACTCGGTGGTGCCAAAGAGCGGATTGAAGATTTGATCGACGAAAAGCTGCGCCAGCGGTTCGGTGGAGCTGATTACGGTGGTGGATCACGGGGACTTAGTTAA
- a CDS encoding phosphatase PAP2 family protein — MSRGIGWYEMFREFVPEWAVVVLGLVTQLGDVWFLGALLGVVYWVATERRDEAAAVLGLALTGLSLIAGLKHVFALPRPERVLAEVGALPEAIHPLYYATATATGYGFPSGHAMMTTIVYLSLAEYLAVGTRRQRYVGAAGLVTLVSFSRVGLGVHYVVDVVAGAGVGLAFLLVAWRLLDRYPSHRGTVGFALAVTVAGGALVTTDADPDAVLLAGASLGALAGWQLAVLARALDTGRGPIRTSRPLAARAVATVLALASLVAAIAAGWVDFTPLLTGSGALGLVVAAFVATPVLLRCDGGVRGLGRRAVAASR, encoded by the coding sequence ATGTCTCGCGGGATCGGCTGGTATGAGATGTTCCGAGAGTTCGTCCCCGAATGGGCCGTCGTCGTCCTCGGGCTCGTGACCCAGCTCGGCGACGTCTGGTTTCTCGGCGCGCTCCTCGGCGTCGTTTACTGGGTGGCGACGGAGCGCCGAGACGAGGCCGCCGCCGTCCTCGGCCTGGCGCTGACCGGCCTCTCGCTTATCGCCGGGTTGAAACACGTCTTCGCGCTCCCGCGGCCCGAACGCGTGCTCGCGGAGGTGGGCGCGCTTCCGGAGGCGATCCACCCGCTGTACTACGCCACCGCGACGGCAACTGGCTACGGGTTTCCCAGCGGTCACGCCATGATGACGACGATCGTCTACCTGAGCCTGGCCGAGTACCTCGCCGTCGGCACGCGCCGCCAGCGGTACGTCGGCGCCGCCGGGCTCGTGACGCTCGTCTCGTTCTCTCGGGTCGGACTCGGCGTCCACTACGTCGTCGACGTCGTCGCCGGTGCCGGCGTCGGGCTGGCCTTCCTGCTGGTCGCCTGGCGACTGCTCGATCGGTATCCATCCCACCGCGGCACGGTCGGGTTCGCGCTCGCGGTCACCGTCGCCGGGGGCGCCCTCGTCACGACCGATGCGGATCCCGACGCCGTGTTGTTGGCCGGCGCGTCGCTCGGCGCGCTCGCCGGCTGGCAACTCGCCGTCCTCGCGCGAGCGCTGGACACGGGACGGGGGCCGATCCGCACCAGCCGTCCGCTGGCCGCCAGGGCGGTTGCGACGGTCCTCGCACTCGCGTCGCTCGTCGCCGCGATCGCCGCCGGCTGGGTCGACTTTACCCCGCTGCTTACCGGGAGCGGAGCGCTCGGCCTAGTCGTCGCCGCCTTCGTCGCGACGCCGGTCCTGCTCCGCTGCGACGGCGGGGTCCGCGGTCTCGGCCGGCGTGCGGTCGCCGCCTCGCGGTAA
- a CDS encoding prolipoprotein diacylglyceryl transferase, whose amino-acid sequence MSEPHDHDAATDVSIDEIGDLEEFEELTELEGPTGRVASMVTPALSSGTGPMVAGGLLLAAAIRALAANRSRAIPLGIAGTGLFGYGLYTRRSSDDAASGVPDVEGGTEGKESSDEASTATGSDDEVAGGPDAGDDDAESVEQIEFIETDDEPRQKPGLDSDEEEDPRRDTDEDVEIDLSDAAMADEASEATGPDPEQAQPAQVEDTEPDESPTEDASHMKVDPSEADESESEADATDEPAEDDESDESEE is encoded by the coding sequence ATGAGTGAACCCCACGATCACGACGCGGCGACGGACGTGTCGATAGACGAAATCGGCGACCTCGAGGAGTTCGAGGAACTGACGGAATTGGAGGGACCGACCGGCCGAGTCGCTTCGATGGTGACTCCCGCGCTGTCGAGCGGTACAGGCCCGATGGTCGCCGGCGGACTCCTGCTGGCGGCCGCGATCCGGGCGCTGGCAGCGAATCGATCGCGAGCAATCCCGCTCGGCATCGCCGGCACCGGCCTGTTCGGCTACGGACTGTATACCAGGCGATCGAGCGACGACGCGGCGAGCGGCGTCCCGGACGTCGAGGGCGGAACCGAGGGCAAGGAGTCCTCGGACGAAGCGAGCACCGCCACCGGATCCGACGACGAGGTCGCGGGCGGACCCGACGCCGGCGACGACGACGCGGAGTCCGTCGAGCAGATCGAGTTCATCGAGACGGACGACGAGCCCAGGCAGAAGCCGGGCCTCGATTCCGACGAGGAGGAAGATCCACGGCGCGACACCGACGAGGACGTGGAGATCGACCTCTCGGACGCCGCGATGGCCGACGAGGCCAGCGAGGCGACCGGGCCAGATCCCGAACAGGCCCAGCCCGCACAGGTAGAGGACACCGAGCCGGACGAGAGCCCCACGGAAGACGCCTCCCACATGAAGGTCGATCCGTCGGAGGCGGACGAGTCCGAATCGGAGGCCGACGCGACCGACGAGCCGGCCGAGGACGACGAGTCGGACGAGAGCGAGGAATAA